CAGACGACAAGGAACAGCATGGTCGGATAGCCCGGCCGGTAGCCGGCCTTGCGTTCGCGGCGCCAGCGGTACCAGGCGACGCACATCATCGCCATGATCAGCACGCCGATGGCCATCGCGAAATAGCGGTGGATCATCTCGACCCACGCCTTGAACATCGTCACCGGGCCGGTCGGCTGCAGCAGCTCGGCGGCGCGGATTTCCGCGTGCGCCAGGAACGGGTTGGCCAGGCCGTAGCAGCCGGGCCAGTCGGGACAGCCCAGGCCCGAGTCGGTCAGGCGCGTGAAGGCGCCGAACACGATCAGGTCGAAGGTGATGAACACGCTGATCCACACCAGCTTGCGGTACTTGTTGACGTCACTGGAAATCCAGACCATCGACAGCGGCAGCAGCGCGACGATCAGGGCGGTGATGGCCATCTGGGCCAGCGTGGTGTGATGCATGGTGTTCCTGTCATGATTCAGCCGGAAGATCCGGCTGGAAGAGCCGGCTGAACGAGTCAGCCTGAATACGGGTCAGGCCGGACTCGTGGTCCGGCCGGATCGGGTGCCGCCACCGGGCCGGCGGGCACGGCGGGCCCAGCCCGCGCATCAACCGATGGCCGATGCCTTCAGCAGCTTGCCGATATCCTTCTTCATCTTCGCCGGGTCGGGGTTCTTCGGGAAGCGCATCATCAGGTTGCCGCGCGGGTCGATGATGTAGATGTGCTCCTCGGCCTTGCCGCCGGCTTCCACCGGCAGCCACTTGTCGACGGTGCCGGCCGGCGCGCGCAGCATGCGGGTGCCGTCGTTCACGCGCATCAGCAGCGTGTCGAGCGGCTGCTCGTCCGTGATCAGCCACACGCGCTCCACGCGGTCCATCTCCTTGCCCTGCATCGTGCGCAGCTGGCGCATCGTGAACAGCTGGTCCTGGCATGCCTGTCCACAATCGGAGCCGCCGGCCTTCAGCATGATCCACTTGCCGTTCAGCGATTGCAGCGTGACCGGGTCGCCGGCCAGCGTGCGCGTGGCCATTACCGGCATGGGCCGCTCGCGCGGGTCGATCAGGGTACCGTAATTGTTGCGGGAGCTGGGTTTGATCACGTAATACGTGATGTACGACGCCACGAGCGGCGATGCGCAGACCGCCAGCACCGCGAACAGCTTCCAGCGCCCGCGCGCCCTATTGATGGTTTTTTCTGCCACTGCGAAATCCGCTGATGATAAAGAACAGGAAGGCCGTCAGCGCCAGCGCATACCACTGGAACGCATAGCCACGGTGTTTGTCGACGCCCAGGTCGGGCTTTGGCCAGTCGCGCAGCAGCGCGCCCTCGCTGCCGTCGGCGGAGGTCTGCTCGAGCACGAACGGGTGCATGGCCAGGCCACTGGCGGCGGCCACCTGCGCCACGTCGGCATTCTGCACGATCGCGCCGGCGGTGAGCGCGGGCGCTTCGCCCAGCTGCATCACATGCCCGGCGGTCGGCTTGGCCACGCCTTCGATCGTGACCGGGCCCTGTGGCGTTGGATAGGCCGCGATGCGCTGGCGGTCGGCCGCGTCGCGCGGCAGCCAGCCGCGCGCCACCAGCACGTGCATCGCCGTGCCCTGGATGCGGAACGGCATCAGCACGTAGAAGCCGGCGCGGCCGTCATGCGGGCGGTTGTCCAGGTACAGCGGCCAGTCGACGAACGTTCCGGTGGCGGACACGCGCCGGAATTGCGCCTGCGCCAGCGGGATCGGCGCCGCACCCGCCACCAGCGGCGCGGCGGCGCTGCCGCCGGCAAGCTCGGTGGCAACCGCCACTTTTTCGTCGGCACGGCGGTCCTGCCACTGCCCCAGCGCGATGCCCAGCACGACCAGCAGCAGCGTTGCCACGAACGGCACGGGTTTAAAACGGAAAGCGATACGCATTACAATGAAGCTCCACCTTTCCGGCCCTTAGCCACCATGAAAATTTTCGTTGCCATCGCATTCATCCTGATCATCGGCAGCCTGGGCTCCGCGCTGTTCTACCTGATGCGCGGCAAAGGCGGCAATCCCCGCATGGTGCGCTCGCTGGCATTGCGCGTGGGCTTGTCGGTGGCGCTGTTCATCATCATTCTCGTGCTGAACCGGATGGGGTACATCCAGCCGACGGGGATCCGGTAAGGCACAAACAAAAAAGCCGCAGTGACTGAGCCACTGCGGCCTTGCTGTCAGCGCAGCCGATTATAGCGCCGCCTTACAGCCAGTAGACTATGACATAAAGTCCCAGCCACACGACGTCGACGAAGTGCCAGTACCAGGCCGCGCCTTCGAAGGCGAAGTGGTTCTCCGGCGTGAAGTGCCCTTTCAGTACCCGGAACAGCACCACGGACAGCATGATCGCGCCCATCGTCACGTGGAAACCGTGGAAGCCGGTCAGCATGAAGAACGTGGAACCGTAGATGCCCGACGTGAGCTTCAGGTTCAGTTCCTGGTAGGCGTGCATGTATTCGTAGACCTGGAAGCCCATGAACACCGCGCCCAGCAGGATCGTGGCGGCCAGCCACAGCGCGCACTTGCTGCGCTTGCCGGCCTGGATCGCATGGTGCGAGATCGTCAGCGTGACGCCGGAAGCGAGCAGCAGCGCCGTGTTGATCGTGGGGATCGGGAACGGGCCCATCGTGTTGAAGGTGTCCACCACGCCCGCCGGGCCGGCATTGCCCCATTGCGGCAGGAAGTCCGGCCAGATCATCTTGTGGTCCAGGTCCCCCAGCCACGGCATCGAGATCACCCGCGCATAGAACAGCGCGCCGAAGAACGCACCGAAGAACATCACCTCCGAGAAGATGAACCAGCCCATCGACCAGCGGTACGAGTTGTCGATGCGCTTGCTGTACAGGCCGTCCTGGGATTCATGGATCGCGTCGCCGAACCAGCCGTACAGCACGGCCAGCATGGCGGCGATGCCGACCAGGCAGACCAGCTTGCCCCATGAGCTGTCATTGACCCAGGCCGACGCGCCGATCATCGTCACCAGCATCGACATCCCGGCCAGCATCGGCCAGCGGGACGGGCCGGGCACGAAGTAATACGGTGCTTGCTTCGAATTCATCTTCATCTCCTCGCGAACTTTCGAATTTACAAACTTCTTATCGGGACGCCCTACTGACTTTCGATTTTCTTGTATTCAGTATTGCGAACTTATCAGGGTGATACCACGATCTTGACGATGACGATCAGGATGCCGATGAACACCGCGACACCGAGCAATCCGGCGACGATCACGTGGATCGGGTTCAGCTTGCCCGGGTCCTGCTCGAAATCGCTCTTGCGGCGCAGCCCCACGAACGACCACAGCACCGCCTTCAATGAATAGAGAAAGGACGGTTTGCGCTCGTTCACAATTGCGCCGCTCTTGCAGCAGCTGCCGCTTTCGGTGCCTCTGCCAGGCCGCCGATCTCGATGAACGTGTACGACAGCGTGATCGTCTGCACTTCCTTCGGCAGCTTCGGATCCAGGTAGAACATCACCGGCATCTGCTTCGCCTCGTGCGCCTGCAGCGTCTGCTGCTTGAAGCAGAAGCATTCCACTTTCTTGAAGTGCGGGGTGGCGCTCTGCGGCGCATAGCTCGGCACTGCCTGCGCATTCACCACGCGGCCCTGCGAATTGACCACTTCGTACACCACGGTCACCATCTCGCCCGGGTGCACGGTCACGCTGCTGGTCGTGGGACGGAACCGCAGCGTGCCCTGCACGTTGCTGTCCAGCTCCACGGTGATCTTGCGGCTACGGTCGACCTGCGTGTTGTCCGGCGGCGCCACCGTGCCATCCTTCTGCGTCAGCACGTTAATGCCGAGCACTTCGCAGATGTGCTTGTAGACCGGGATCAGCGCGTAGCCGAACCCGAACATCGCCACCGCGATCACGACCAGCTTGCCGAGCAGCTTGCGGTTGTCTTCGTTCATGGCCGGCCGCTCAGCCCAGCAGGCGCCGGGCGATCACGGCAACGAAGAACACGAGCGCAATCGACGCCAGGATCAGGGCCAGCCGCAGGTTGCTCTTTTTCGGGCTCATATCGTTACCTCCAGCGAACCGGCGCTCACTTCACCAGCGGCGGCGTTTCGAACGTGTGGAACGGCGCCGGCGACGGCACGGTCCACTCGAGGCCTTCGGCGCCTTCCCACGGCTTGTCCGCGGCCTGCTTGCCGCCGCGGATCGTCGGCAGCACCACGCAGAACAGGAAGAATACCTGCATCAGGCCGAAGCCGAACGCGCCGACCGACACGAGCGCGTTGAAGTCCGTGAACTGTGCCGGGTAATCGGCATAGCGGCGCGGCATGCCGGCCAGGCCCAGGAAGTGCATCGGGAAGAACGTGATGTTGAACGTGACCAGCGACACCCAGAAGTGGATCTTGCCCATCGTTTCGTTGTACATGTGGCCGGTCCATTTCGGCGCCCAGTAATAGAAGCCGGCGAACAGCGCGAACAGCGAACCGGCCACCAGCACGTAGTGGAAGTGCGCCACCACGTAGTAGGTGTCGTGCACCTGGATGTCGATCGGCGTCACGGCCAGGATCAGGCCGGTGAAGCCGCCGATCGTGAACACGAAGATGAAGCCCACGGCGAACAGCATCGGCGTCTCGAACGTCATCGAGCCCTTCCACATCGTGGCGATCCAGTTGAACACCTTCACGCCGGTCGGCACCGCGATCAGCATCGTGGCATACATGAAGAACAGCTGCGACGTGACCGGCATGCCGGTGGTGAACATGTGGTGTGCCCAGACGATGAACGACAGGATCGCGATCGACGCGGTGGCGTACACCATCGATGCGTAGCCGAACAGCGGCTTGCGGGCGAATGCCGGGATGATCTGGGAAACGATGCCGAACGCCGGCAGGATCATGATGTACACCTCGGGGTGGCCGAAGAACCAGAAGATGTGCTGGTACATCACCGGGTCGCCGCCGCCGGCGGCGTTGAAGAACGAGGTGCCGAAGTGACGGTCGGTCAGCGTCATCGTGATGGCGCCGGCCAGCACGGGCATCACGGCGATCAGCAGGTAGGCGGTGATCAGCCAGGTCCAGCAGAACATCGGCATCTTCATCAGGGTCATGCCGGGTGCGCGCATGTTCAGGATCGTGACGATGATGTTGATGGAACCCATGATCGACGACGCACCCATGATGTGCATCGCGAAGATCGCCATGTCCATGCCCGGGCCCATCTGGGTGGACAGCGGCGCGTACAGCGTCCAGCCGGCGGCGGTGGCGCCACCCGGCGCGAAGAACGAGCCGGCCAGCAGCAGCGCCGCGGGCGGCAACAGCCAGAAGCTGAAGTTGTTCATGCGGGCGAAGGCCATGTCCGACGCGCCGATCTGCAGCGGGATCATCCAGTTCGCGAAACCGACGAACGCCGGCATGATGGCGCCGAACACCATCACCAGGCCGTGCATCGTGGTGAGCTGGTTGAAGAACTCGGGCTGGAAGAACTGCAGGCCCGGCTTGAACAGCTCCATGCGGATCATCAGCGCCAGCACACCGCCGGATAGCAGCATGATGAACGAGAACCACAGGTACAGCGTGCCGATATCCTTGTGGTTGGTGGCGAACAGCCAGCGGCGCAGGCCGCTCGGGTGATCATGTGCGTGATCGTGGCCGTGATCGTGCGAATGGTCGTGGCCGTGATCATTGGCCACATCGTGGCCGTGTTCGATCGTAGTCGTGCTCATCGTAAAGCTCCTGTTTACTTACGTGCTGCCACAATTTCAGCCGGTTGAACGATGTTTTCCGCTGGCTTGTTCGACCAGTTGTTCCGCGTGTAGGTGATGACCGCGGCAATGTCGGTGTCCGACAGCTGTTTCCAGGCCGGCATCTCGGCCGGATACTTGCCCGACTTCTGCCCGTTCAGCAGGATGTGGATCTGGTCGCCCTTGCCGCCGTTGACGACGGCCGAGCCGTCGAGCGGTGCGAACGCGCCCGGTACGCCCTTGCCGTTGGCCTGGTGGCACACGGCGCAGTTGGCGGAGTACACCTTCTCGCCCTTGGTCTTCAGTTCGTCGATGGTCCAGGTCTTGTTCGGATCGTCGGCCAGCGCGGCCATTTCCGCCTTCTTCGTGTTGACCCAGGCCGTGTACTCGTCGGCCGTGACGACCTTCACGACGATCGGCATGAACGCGTGTTCCTTGCCGCACAGTTCCGCGCAATTGCCGCGGAACGTTCCGGTATGCTCGGACCTGAACCACGTATCGCGCACGAAGCCGGGAATCGCATCCTGCTTGACGCCGAACGCGGGGATCATCCATGCGTGGATCACGTCCGTGGCGGTGGTGACGATGCGGATCTTCTTGTTGACGGGGACGACCACTTCATTGTCGACTTCCATCAGGTAGTTCTCGCCGCGCGCCTCGGTGGCGGGCGCGCCCGGCGCGCCGATCTGCGCGCGCGGGGTGGACAGGTTCGACAGGAACGAGATGCCCTCGCCTTCCCCCTTCAGGTAGTCGTAGCCCCATTTCCACTGCATGCCGGTGGCCTTGATGGTGACATCGGCATTCGACGTATCCTTCATGCCGACCACGGTGCGCGTGGCGGGCAGCGCCATGCCGATGACGATCAGGAACGGCACCACCGTCCAGGCGATTTCGACGAGGGTGGATTCATGGAACGTGGCCGCCTTGTGGCCGACCGACTTGCGGTGCTTCAGGATCGAATAGAACATCACGCCGAACACGGCGACGAAGATCACCAGGCAGACGATCATCATCCAGTTGTGCAGCGTGTAGATTTCCGCGGCGATCTGGGTGGCGGCCGGCTGCAGGTCCAGCTGGTTCGCTATGGGCCCGCCGGTGCCGCCCGTTGCCGCCGTGTAGGTGCCGCTCGTCGCCGGTGTCGTCGCTGCCGTCGCTGCCATGGCCGGCAAGCTGGCCGACGCCGCCAATGATGCGGCCAGCAACGATGTAAGTCGCTTCGCAAGTTTCATATGATCCCCAAAACCAACCCAAGATATAAGAAAAATTTTTTATGCGGCGACTTGAGTGAGTAAGTCGCCGTCGTACAGTCTCGTGCATTCAACACCTGTGGCCCCTTGTTGGAACCACGACCGTTGCCACCGGCAGACCCGATATCGCCGATGACGCGGGCTATTGATGCCTTGCTGATTGATGCCTTGCTGAATTCCGGCCAGTCCATGTCAGGATCTTGTTGTCCGTATGGAAAAAGGTAGCCAAAACAGTCAAGGATTATAAGCAGTATTTCTGAGCAGTTTCAAGGTAAATTGCTCCTCTGTTAATGCTGCAATGCCACAACTCCCGCTACCGTTTTGGCGGCTTCGGGCTGAAATGAATGATGGCTTCGCCATCCTTCGTAAGTCTCGCTTCGGGCTTGAAAGCATGCCCGTAAATCACCTCGAACGTCAGTGCGATCTTGCCATCCGGACGGCGTTGTTTTTCCAGTCCCGCGAACAGCTTCTCACGGGCTGAACGGCTGAGCAAGCCTTTACGTACGGTGTTCAAGGGGTTGCCGCCCAGTGCCCGCACGTCGGCCAGCAGTTTGGCCGGATCGTCGTAGGTGACGGTGATTTTTTCCATGTCCATCACCGGCGTGGAGAAGCCCGTTTCGATCAGCTGATCGCCGAAATCATGCATGTCGACAAATGGCAGTGTATGGGGTGCAAGATCGATATCGGTAAACGCAGAACGTACTTCCTGTAAGGAGTCCGGACCAAAGCACGAGAACATCAGCAGGCCCTTCGTGCGCAGCACGCGGCGCCATTCGGCGAACACGCGGTCCGGCTGCGGGTGCCAGTGCAGCGCCAGGTTGGACCAGACCAGGTCGACGCTGGAGGCGGCCAGGGGCAGGTCGGCGAAATCGCCGCATACCAGGTCGATGCCGCTCTTGGCCGGCAGCAGCCTGCCGATCAGGCGATTCAGGCCCCTGGCGCCCTGGCCGTCGATCGTCCTGAGCATCGGCACGGAAGCATCGATGCCCAGGATCTGGGCGGCGGCATACGATTTCTGCAATGTTGCGAGATCGCCACCGCCGCCGCAGCCGGCGTCCACCACGCGTTGCGGCGCCAGGCGCACCAGTTGCAGGCGGTCGTGCATCCGGGATGCGATCTCGCGGCGCAGGAAATCGGCGTCGCGCAGGCGCTCCGGGCGGGCGAACAGGGAACGGACGCGCTCCAGGTCGATCGGGGCGGACAGTTTCGGGGGACGGGCGGGGGCTTGCATGGGAATTCTTGGGTTGAGTGCGATAATGTGCGCAGTCTACATGCTTGGAGCGAATCGATGGCGACGGCGATGGCAAAGGCATTGGCGGGCCCGTTGAGCGCCCTGCTGCCCTGCCCGTGCGTGCTGTGCGGCGCCCACGGCCGGCAGGCGCTGTGCCCGCCTTGCCGCGCGCAGTTCGCCGGCGCCACCGAAGTGCGCTGCCCGGTGTGCGCGGACCCGCTGCCCGCCGGCTCCGGGGTACTCGTCTGCGGCACCTGCCTGGCTCGCCGCCCTGCCTACGATGCGACCCTGGTCGCGGCAGCGTACGCGCCGCCCTGGGACCGGCTCGTGCTGGAACTGAAATTCGGCGGCCAGCTGGCGCACGCGCGGCTGTTCGCCGAACTGCTGGCCGATGCGGTGCGCGCATTGCCCTCCGCGCTCCCGCCCGCGGTGCCTCCCTTCGTTGCGCCGACGCTGCTGTGCCCGGTGCCGTTGGGGCCGGGGCGTCTCGCCGAGCGGGGCTTCAACCAGGCGCTGGAGATCGCCCGGCCGCTCGGGCGCCTGCTGGGTATCGCCGTGGCGCCGCGGCTGGCCGTACGGGTGCAGGAAACGTCGGCCCAGAGCACGCTGCACGGCAGCCGGCGCCGCGCCAACGTCGCCCACGTGTTCGCCGTGCCGGACCGCGCGCTCGTCGAGGGCCGGCATATCGGCATCGTCGACGATGTGATGAGCAGCGGCCAGACGCTGGGCGAACTGGCCGCCGTGTTCAAGCGCCACGGCGCCGCGCGGGTAACGAACCTGGTGTTTGCCCGCACGCCGCCGCGCAGGTAGCAGGTCATGACAATGAAGTGACGTCCATGGGTGACGTCGATAGCAAGGAGAATGCGTTGTTCCACGTAGTACTGGTCAATCCAGAGATTCCGCCGAATACCGGCAACGTCATCCGGCTGTGCGCCAACACGGGCGCGCAGCTGCACCTGATCGAACCGCTGGGCTTCCCGCTCGACGACGCCAAGATGCGCCGCGCCGGGCTCGATTACCACGAGTATGCGCGGATGCAGGTGCACAAGGACTGGGATGCGTTCCTGGCCGCCGTGGCCCCTGCCCCGGCCCGCATGTTCGCCATGACGACGCATGGCTCCACGCCGTTCGCGCAGTTGTCGTTCCAGCCGGGCGACGTGTTCGTGTTCGGCTCCGAGACGCGCGGGCTGGCCCCGGAGTTCCGCGAGACGTTCCCGTTATCGCAGCGCATCCGGCTGCCGATGAGGCCGGGCAACCGG
Above is a window of Pseudoduganella dura DNA encoding:
- a CDS encoding cytochrome c oxidase assembly protein, which produces MNEDNRKLLGKLVVIAVAMFGFGYALIPVYKHICEVLGINVLTQKDGTVAPPDNTQVDRSRKITVELDSNVQGTLRFRPTTSSVTVHPGEMVTVVYEVVNSQGRVVNAQAVPSYAPQSATPHFKKVECFCFKQQTLQAHEAKQMPVMFYLDPKLPKEVQTITLSYTFIEIGGLAEAPKAAAAARAAQL
- a CDS encoding cytochrome c oxidase subunit 3, whose product is MKMNSKQAPYYFVPGPSRWPMLAGMSMLVTMIGASAWVNDSSWGKLVCLVGIAAMLAVLYGWFGDAIHESQDGLYSKRIDNSYRWSMGWFIFSEVMFFGAFFGALFYARVISMPWLGDLDHKMIWPDFLPQWGNAGPAGVVDTFNTMGPFPIPTINTALLLASGVTLTISHHAIQAGKRSKCALWLAATILLGAVFMGFQVYEYMHAYQELNLKLTSGIYGSTFFMLTGFHGFHVTMGAIMLSVVLFRVLKGHFTPENHFAFEGAAWYWHFVDVVWLGLYVIVYWL
- the trmL gene encoding tRNA (uridine(34)/cytosine(34)/5-carboxymethylaminomethyluridine(34)-2'-O)-methyltransferase TrmL translates to MFHVVLVNPEIPPNTGNVIRLCANTGAQLHLIEPLGFPLDDAKMRRAGLDYHEYARMQVHKDWDAFLAAVAPAPARMFAMTTHGSTPFAQLSFQPGDVFVFGSETRGLAPEFRETFPLSQRIRLPMRPGNRSLNLSNTVAVVAYEAWRQNGYDGGS
- a CDS encoding methyltransferase domain-containing protein, coding for MQAPARPPKLSAPIDLERVRSLFARPERLRDADFLRREIASRMHDRLQLVRLAPQRVVDAGCGGGGDLATLQKSYAAAQILGIDASVPMLRTIDGQGARGLNRLIGRLLPAKSGIDLVCGDFADLPLAASSVDLVWSNLALHWHPQPDRVFAEWRRVLRTKGLLMFSCFGPDSLQEVRSAFTDIDLAPHTLPFVDMHDFGDQLIETGFSTPVMDMEKITVTYDDPAKLLADVRALGGNPLNTVRKGLLSRSAREKLFAGLEKQRRPDGKIALTFEVIYGHAFKPEARLTKDGEAIIHFSPKPPKR
- the ctaD gene encoding cytochrome c oxidase subunit I, whose product is MSTTTIEHGHDVANDHGHDHSHDHGHDHAHDHPSGLRRWLFATNHKDIGTLYLWFSFIMLLSGGVLALMIRMELFKPGLQFFQPEFFNQLTTMHGLVMVFGAIMPAFVGFANWMIPLQIGASDMAFARMNNFSFWLLPPAALLLAGSFFAPGGATAAGWTLYAPLSTQMGPGMDMAIFAMHIMGASSIMGSINIIVTILNMRAPGMTLMKMPMFCWTWLITAYLLIAVMPVLAGAITMTLTDRHFGTSFFNAAGGGDPVMYQHIFWFFGHPEVYIMILPAFGIVSQIIPAFARKPLFGYASMVYATASIAILSFIVWAHHMFTTGMPVTSQLFFMYATMLIAVPTGVKVFNWIATMWKGSMTFETPMLFAVGFIFVFTIGGFTGLILAVTPIDIQVHDTYYVVAHFHYVLVAGSLFALFAGFYYWAPKWTGHMYNETMGKIHFWVSLVTFNITFFPMHFLGLAGMPRRYADYPAQFTDFNALVSVGAFGFGLMQVFFLFCVVLPTIRGGKQAADKPWEGAEGLEWTVPSPAPFHTFETPPLVK
- a CDS encoding SURF1 family protein, whose protein sequence is MRIAFRFKPVPFVATLLLVVLGIALGQWQDRRADEKVAVATELAGGSAAAPLVAGAAPIPLAQAQFRRVSATGTFVDWPLYLDNRPHDGRAGFYVLMPFRIQGTAMHVLVARGWLPRDAADRQRIAAYPTPQGPVTIEGVAKPTAGHVMQLGEAPALTAGAIVQNADVAQVAAASGLAMHPFVLEQTSADGSEGALLRDWPKPDLGVDKHRGYAFQWYALALTAFLFFIISGFRSGRKNHQ
- the coxB gene encoding cytochrome c oxidase subunit II, which codes for MKLAKRLTSLLAASLAASASLPAMAATAATTPATSGTYTAATGGTGGPIANQLDLQPAATQIAAEIYTLHNWMMIVCLVIFVAVFGVMFYSILKHRKSVGHKAATFHESTLVEIAWTVVPFLIVIGMALPATRTVVGMKDTSNADVTIKATGMQWKWGYDYLKGEGEGISFLSNLSTPRAQIGAPGAPATEARGENYLMEVDNEVVVPVNKKIRIVTTATDVIHAWMIPAFGVKQDAIPGFVRDTWFRSEHTGTFRGNCAELCGKEHAFMPIVVKVVTADEYTAWVNTKKAEMAALADDPNKTWTIDELKTKGEKVYSANCAVCHQANGKGVPGAFAPLDGSAVVNGGKGDQIHILLNGQKSGKYPAEMPAWKQLSDTDIAAVITYTRNNWSNKPAENIVQPAEIVAARK
- a CDS encoding SCO family protein, with translation MAEKTINRARGRWKLFAVLAVCASPLVASYITYYVIKPSSRNNYGTLIDPRERPMPVMATRTLAGDPVTLQSLNGKWIMLKAGGSDCGQACQDQLFTMRQLRTMQGKEMDRVERVWLITDEQPLDTLLMRVNDGTRMLRAPAGTVDKWLPVEAGGKAEEHIYIIDPRGNLMMRFPKNPDPAKMKKDIGKLLKASAIG
- a CDS encoding ComF family protein → MAKALAGPLSALLPCPCVLCGAHGRQALCPPCRAQFAGATEVRCPVCADPLPAGSGVLVCGTCLARRPAYDATLVAAAYAPPWDRLVLELKFGGQLAHARLFAELLADAVRALPSALPPAVPPFVAPTLLCPVPLGPGRLAERGFNQALEIARPLGRLLGIAVAPRLAVRVQETSAQSTLHGSRRRANVAHVFAVPDRALVEGRHIGIVDDVMSSGQTLGELAAVFKRHGAARVTNLVFARTPPRR
- a CDS encoding DUF2970 domain-containing protein, giving the protein MNERKPSFLYSLKAVLWSFVGLRRKSDFEQDPGKLNPIHVIVAGLLGVAVFIGILIVIVKIVVSP
- a CDS encoding twin transmembrane helix small protein, producing the protein MKIFVAIAFILIIGSLGSALFYLMRGKGGNPRMVRSLALRVGLSVALFIIILVLNRMGYIQPTGIR
- a CDS encoding cytochrome oxidase small assembly protein — protein: MSPKKSNLRLALILASIALVFFVAVIARRLLG